In Candidatus Bipolaricaulota bacterium, the genomic window CATCACCAACCACCTGAGCGAGATCGGCAAGGCGTGGGAGGTCGCGGCCGCGCTGAACGACGGGGAGAAGTTCTTCAAGCTCGCCATCCCGTTTATCTACTCCCGCTCCTTCTACGCCCGGGCGCTGGACCAGCTCCACGCCCGCCAGGAGATGTTCAAAGAGATGCTCACCAAGGAGTGGTTCGAGGCGTTCATCAGGCTATCGCACAGCACCAATAACTTCCGGGTGTCACCGGAGGAGTTGGAGAGAATCACCGTTCCGACTTTACTCATCGGCGCTGAGGACGACATCATCACGCCGGTGGAGCTGATGCGAGCGATGCACGAAAAGATCAAAGGATCCGAGTTTGTCGTGATCCCGGAAGCGGGGCACGGGGCGTTCCTGGAGAAGGCAGACGAGTTCCTGACGCTTATCCTGGGGTTTGTTACAAAACACTCGCAGTGCCGGGGCGAGCAGCCCGGCACGAAAACAGGAGGTGATGCAAGAAGTTAAGGACAGGCAGGGCAAAGAACGGACTCACAAATTCTCTAACGACAGGAGGTCAAGATGAGTAAAAAATGGCAAGTCTCGGGAAGGGTGTTGATTCCCCTCCTCACTATGGTGTTGGTCATCGGGGTGGTATTCCTCGCCGCGGCAGACGAGACCCCGATCAAGCTTGGAGCGGTCAATCCGCTGGGCGATATCACTGGTGCCCAGATGACGAAGGCGATGCAGTTGGCGGTCGACGAGATCAACGCCGCCGGTGGGGTCCTCGGTCGTCCACTCGAGCTGATCGTGATGGACAGCGAGTTCAATCCCGCCAAGGGAGCAGCGGCGATCGAGAAGTTGGTGACGGTGGATAAGGTCGATGTCCTCATCGGCGGGATGTCAAGCGGAGTTCACATGGGGGAGATCCCCATCCTTAAGAAATATCAGAAGGTCACGGTATGGGCCGGAGCTGCGTCCCATGTATGCGAGGATGCCCTAAAAGACTGCGATTGGTACTTCCATCTCCATCCCTGGGACTATCTCCAAGGAGAGAGCTACGTGAAAGGCTGGGCGGATATCGTGGATAAGTACCCTGATGTCAAGATCCACAAAGTGTTCGTCGCCTACGAGGACGGAGCGTTTGGAACCACTTCTTATCAAGGGACCGTAGCCGCGTTCAAGGATTGGGACGTCTCCGGTGAGTCGTTCAAGAGCGCCGCCCTGGGCGGGGGCGACTACACCGCAGTCCTCCAGCACGCCAAGGCCGCAAACCCGGATCTCTTCCTGTGGATCGGCTATGGAGCCGATGCACTCCCGATCATGGAGCAGGCGAAGGCGATCGGGTTTGAGCCTCCGATCTTCGTTGGCTCCCCTCCGGGGTGGCCGGTCGATTTCGGCAAGTCCCCGTTGGCCAACGACGTCGTCCTGTACGGGATGTGGGCTCCGTCAATGAAGAACGTCAACCCAGTGAGCAAGCACTTCTGGGATGCCTATATCGCAAAGTACAACGAGGAACCGGCCACCTACTTCTGCCCGCTCGGGTACACCAACGTTTACATCGTGGCGCAGGCGATCGAACGGGCCGGGTCCCTGGACAAGGAAGCCCTGATCAAGGCGCTGGAGGAGACGAAGTACGATTCCCCGCTCGGGGAGACCGTGACGTTCACCCCGTCCAACGCGATCAAGCATCAGGGGTTCCAGGGCCAGAAGATCCTGCAGTGGCAGAACGGTGAGCAGCAGGTGATCTGGCCGTTCGAGTACTCCACCGCTGATCTCGTGTACCCGTTCCATTTCGGCGGAGAGTAGATTTCTCTACCTCCATGGATGAAGCCACCCCGGGCCGGCAAAACCGGCCCGGGGTCAAAAGGCTGGGTCGAATATGGAATCTGCAACAAGATTTAAGTGGAAGTATGTTCTACTCCCGCTCCTCATCGTCGGAGTGGCTGTCGTTCTTGGGGTATGGAAGCCGTACGCGCTGATCCAGGGGCTGCAACGCGGGGGGCTGTACGCGCTGATCGCTCTTCCGATGGCCCTTATCCTCGGGATCGTTGGGATCATCAACCTTGCCCACGGCGAGTTCATGATGCTCGGCGCTTACTTCGCCTATTGGCTGAGCGTCCACACCGGGATCGATCCGCTCGTCGCGATGATCCCCGCGTTTCTGGCGTTCTTCATCATCGGCGCGCTTACCTACCTCGTGACGATAAAACCCGTGCTCAAGGCGCCGGAGCTGAACCAGCTCC contains:
- a CDS encoding alpha/beta hydrolase, coding for MAFLETKDRARIYYEVHGEGAPILFLNGIMMNTISWAYLVPVISQQFQLILMDFRDQGRSSRMSAEYSLDIHVGDVLALLDELGLPKVHLLGLSYGGQVALKFTLAHQDRLHTLILPNTNNYITNHLSEIGKAWEVAAALNDGEKFFKLAIPFIYSRSFYARALDQLHARQEMFKEMLTKEWFEAFIRLSHSTNNFRVSPEELERITVPTLLIGAEDDIITPVELMRAMHEKIKGSEFVVIPEAGHGAFLEKADEFLTLILGFVTKHSQCRGEQPGTKTGGDARS
- a CDS encoding ABC transporter substrate-binding protein; amino-acid sequence: MIPLLTMVLVIGVVFLAAADETPIKLGAVNPLGDITGAQMTKAMQLAVDEINAAGGVLGRPLELIVMDSEFNPAKGAAAIEKLVTVDKVDVLIGGMSSGVHMGEIPILKKYQKVTVWAGAASHVCEDALKDCDWYFHLHPWDYLQGESYVKGWADIVDKYPDVKIHKVFVAYEDGAFGTTSYQGTVAAFKDWDVSGESFKSAALGGGDYTAVLQHAKAANPDLFLWIGYGADALPIMEQAKAIGFEPPIFVGSPPGWPVDFGKSPLANDVVLYGMWAPSMKNVNPVSKHFWDAYIAKYNEEPATYFCPLGYTNVYIVAQAIERAGSLDKEALIKALEETKYDSPLGETVTFTPSNAIKHQGFQGQKILQWQNGEQQVIWPFEYSTADLVYPFHFGGE